The Candidatus Ozemobacteraceae bacterium DNA window TCGCAGTGAAATAGTCTCTGCGCCTCTGTGACTCTGTGGTTAGTTGTTTTCCATTTGCCGGCCGGTCATCGGGACCAGGGGAGGCGGAGCAGGGATTCCGGAATCGGGGCGATCTCACCGGATGTCGGAGCCGCTTTGATATAGTATATACTTTTATTCTTTTCGACGGCCCGGATCTGAAATTTCGTGTCGATTGCCTCGTGCGCCGTTTCAGCATTCAGACGACCTTCCACGGGCAGCTCCGCATCCAGGATGCGGAATCCGCAGAGAGGCCAGAGGTTGCGGGCATACTCCGCCAGGGGATGCACGTCGGTTTTCAGATGGAGGAGCCCCTCGCTCGGGAGCAGTTTGCGGTATCTGGCGAGGAAGGTCGGGGAAATCAGCATTTTTTCAGGCTTTCGCAGATAGGGCGTCGGGAACGTGACCCAGATGTCATCGAGTTCGCCCGGGGCGAACAGGCGGTCCAGGGCTTCGCCCTCGATGCGGATGAAACCCACGTTTTTCAGTCCCTCCGCCAGGGCCGTCGCGGCGCCGCGCCAGATTCTGCCGCCCTTGACGTCGAGACCGAGGATGTTGCGACCGGGAAAGCGCCTGGCGAGACCGAGCGAGAAATCGCCCCATCCGCAGCCCATCTCGAGGACGAGCGGCGCCGGTCGCCGGAAAAAAGCGTCGTTCCATTTCCCCGAAAGCTCGAACGGCGTTTCCAGAAGTTTTTTCACCGGGGGTTCGAGAAAATTCGGAAACGTCGCCAGCTGTCGATATCGTTCGAGTTTTGGAACGCGCATGGATATTCGGGGTCACCTTGTTCTTGACTTTGATCGGCGTTTCCCGGATTATAGAACAAAATGGACCGGTACATGCCGGGCAGCGTGAAAATTCGTGCGTCGATCTGAAGGAGGCGTTCCGTGGAAGGCTTCGTCGTATTGATCATCATCGGTGGTCTGATCGGTTTCTTCGTTCTCACTTACTTCGTTCCGGTCGGCCTCTGGGTCAGCGCTCTCGCCTCCGGCGTTCCGGTCGGCCTGTTCGATCTGATCGGCATGCGCCTCCGCGGCGTTTCTCCCTACCAGATCATCAACCCGGCCATCACCGCCATCAAGGGCGGTCTCGACGTGGCCCTGCAGGCGCTCGAATCGCACTACCTGGCCGGCGGCAACGTTCAGAAGGTCGTTTCGGCCCTGATTTCGGCCCAGCGCGCCGGCATACCGCTGAGCTTCAAGCAGGCCACGGCAATCGACCTGGCCGGTCGCGACGTGCTCGACGCGGTCCGCAACTGCGTCAAGCCGAAGGTCATCACGACCCCCGAAGTCTCGGCCATGGCGAAGAACGGCATTCAGGTCAAGGCCATCGCCCGCATCACCGTGAAAACCGACATCAACAAGCTGATCGGCGGCGCCACCGAAGAGACGATTCTCGCCCGCGTCGGCGAAGGCATCGTCACGACGATCGGCTCGGCCGAGTCGCACAAAGAAATCCTCGAGAACCCCGACCGCATCTCCAAGACGGTCCAGGAAAAGGGCCTCGACGCGAAGACCGCGTTCGAAATCCTCTCGATCGACATCGCCGACGTCGATATCGGCAACAACATCGGCGCCAAGCTGCAAATCGACCAGGCCGAGGCCGATATGAAGATCGCCCAGGCCAAGGCCGCCGAACGCCGCGCCATCGCCGAAGCCAAGGAGCAGGAAATGCGCGCCCTCGAGCAGGAGATGCGGGCGAAGCTCGTCGAGTCCGAGGCGCAGGTCCCGCAGGCCGTCGCATCGGCCCTGTCGGACGGCAACATCGGCATTCTCGATTATTATACGTTGAAGAATATCAACTCCGACACCGAGATGCGAAAATCCTTCTCGCAGATGGTCGACGTGCCGGTCA harbors:
- the trmB gene encoding tRNA (guanosine(46)-N7)-methyltransferase TrmB, whose product is MRVPKLERYRQLATFPNFLEPPVKKLLETPFELSGKWNDAFFRRPAPLVLEMGCGWGDFSLGLARRFPGRNILGLDVKGGRIWRGAATALAEGLKNVGFIRIEGEALDRLFAPGELDDIWVTFPTPYLRKPEKMLISPTFLARYRKLLPSEGLLHLKTDVHPLAEYARNLWPLCGFRILDAELPVEGRLNAETAHEAIDTKFQIRAVEKNKSIYYIKAAPTSGEIAPIPESLLRLPWSR
- the floA gene encoding flotillin-like protein FloA (flotillin-like protein involved in membrane lipid rafts) codes for the protein MEGFVVLIIIGGLIGFFVLTYFVPVGLWVSALASGVPVGLFDLIGMRLRGVSPYQIINPAITAIKGGLDVALQALESHYLAGGNVQKVVSALISAQRAGIPLSFKQATAIDLAGRDVLDAVRNCVKPKVITTPEVSAMAKNGIQVKAIARITVKTDINKLIGGATEETILARVGEGIVTTIGSAESHKEILENPDRISKTVQEKGLDAKTAFEILSIDIADVDIGNNIGAKLQIDQAEADMKIAQAKAAERRAIAEAKEQEMRALEQEMRAKLVESEAQVPQAVASALSDGNIGILDYYTLKNINSDTEMRKSFSQMVDVPVIPNK